From Myxococcales bacterium, the proteins below share one genomic window:
- a CDS encoding TonB family protein encodes MPLFARFHPFAPTLAAVMLLGVSARAETGEVRGPELVHHDEASFPDGQVDESEVELELLVDVRGGVVEVRVTRSGGAPFDHAAERAARAYRFRPATQAGVPVAARVLVPFHFKRSRAPQDAPKVEPTPPPSPERVSVRGGAREVSRGGSDYDVRIGKLALVPRGDAASLLRLAPGVLLTNEGGTGHPYQIFLRGFDAREGQDIEFSVDGIPINEVGNVHGNGLADTHFLPPEAVLSLRVIEGPYAPQQGNFAVAGSAQYDVGLPEAGIFAKTTLGSFGTKRLLLGFRPKKQNAHTFAMGELFQSDGFGANRASKRASVIGGYETQVGDTGLFRVLAQSYATSYAQAGLLRQDDVAAGRKGFYDTYDSEQGGDATRTSLGATYTRKLEETRLSQSAFVILRDFRLRENFTGFLNDPQRSWQSPHVQRGDLIDQRSNAVTVGARSSARHGFSWLDRRQEVEVGLFARLDMVDGNQQRNRSGTTIPYRRELALDSALSNIALYTDASLSPLPKITFRGGARADFFHYRVDDRCALTSPSSFGGDPVDTECFASDRLGYRSPDQTTSTASGLFQPRATVLVGPFDGFLFSASRGTGARSLDPQYVDQRLVTPFAEAVATEGAVTYRRDFDAASLEVRSVFFSTSVDKDLFFNQTEGRNTLADGTTRTGFAGSARATGRFFDVAGSVTLVNARFSDTGLPIPYAPPVVARWDGVLFSALPFRVGGTKPEASLGTGISYVGRRPLPFDERSDVQLLVDAAAQVSWKALTLGITCTNLLGRQYRIGEYNYVSDFRSAPYPTLVPARHFSAGEPRAVYASLTITFGRESKEDGS; translated from the coding sequence ATGCCGCTCTTCGCGCGCTTCCACCCGTTTGCCCCGACCCTCGCGGCCGTGATGCTGCTCGGGGTCTCGGCGCGCGCCGAGACGGGCGAGGTGCGTGGCCCGGAGCTCGTTCACCATGACGAGGCGTCGTTCCCCGACGGTCAGGTGGACGAGAGCGAGGTCGAGCTCGAGCTGCTCGTCGACGTTCGTGGCGGGGTCGTCGAGGTACGCGTGACGCGGTCGGGCGGCGCTCCGTTCGACCACGCCGCAGAACGAGCCGCGCGCGCATATCGGTTCCGTCCAGCGACCCAGGCCGGCGTCCCTGTCGCGGCTCGGGTCCTCGTGCCGTTCCACTTCAAGAGGTCACGCGCGCCCCAGGATGCGCCCAAGGTCGAGCCCACGCCCCCGCCGAGCCCCGAGCGTGTGTCGGTTCGTGGCGGCGCGAGAGAGGTGTCGCGCGGCGGCTCCGACTACGACGTGCGCATCGGCAAGCTCGCGCTCGTCCCACGGGGCGACGCCGCGAGCCTCTTGAGGCTCGCCCCGGGGGTGCTCCTCACGAACGAAGGCGGGACGGGGCACCCGTACCAAATCTTCCTCCGTGGCTTCGACGCCCGAGAGGGCCAAGACATCGAGTTTTCGGTCGACGGAATCCCGATCAACGAGGTCGGCAACGTTCACGGCAACGGCCTCGCCGATACCCACTTCCTCCCGCCCGAGGCGGTCCTCTCGCTCCGCGTGATCGAGGGCCCGTACGCGCCGCAGCAGGGCAATTTCGCGGTCGCTGGCTCCGCTCAGTACGACGTCGGCCTCCCCGAGGCGGGGATCTTCGCCAAGACCACCCTCGGCTCCTTCGGGACGAAGCGGCTCCTCCTCGGCTTCCGGCCCAAGAAGCAGAACGCGCACACCTTCGCGATGGGCGAGCTCTTCCAGTCCGACGGGTTCGGCGCGAACCGTGCGAGCAAGCGGGCGTCGGTCATCGGCGGCTACGAGACCCAGGTCGGTGACACCGGGCTCTTCCGCGTGCTCGCGCAGAGCTACGCGACCTCGTACGCGCAAGCCGGCCTCCTCCGGCAGGACGACGTCGCCGCGGGGCGCAAGGGCTTCTACGACACGTACGACTCCGAGCAAGGGGGAGACGCGACGCGGACCTCGCTCGGGGCCACCTACACGCGAAAGCTCGAAGAGACGCGCCTCTCCCAGTCGGCCTTCGTGATCCTTCGTGACTTTCGGCTCCGAGAGAACTTCACGGGCTTTCTGAACGACCCTCAACGGTCGTGGCAGAGCCCGCACGTGCAGCGCGGCGACCTCATCGACCAGCGCTCGAACGCGGTGACCGTCGGCGCGCGATCCTCGGCGCGGCATGGCTTCTCTTGGCTCGACAGGCGGCAAGAGGTCGAGGTCGGGCTCTTCGCACGCCTCGACATGGTCGATGGAAATCAGCAGAGAAACCGCTCCGGGACGACCATCCCGTACCGCCGCGAGCTCGCCCTCGACTCGGCCCTCTCGAACATTGCACTCTACACGGACGCGAGCCTCTCTCCCCTCCCGAAGATCACGTTTCGGGGCGGCGCCCGCGCCGACTTTTTCCACTACCGGGTCGACGACCGCTGCGCCCTCACCTCGCCCTCGTCGTTCGGTGGAGACCCCGTCGACACCGAGTGCTTCGCCTCGGACCGGCTCGGCTACCGCAGCCCCGACCAAACCACGAGCACGGCGTCGGGGCTCTTCCAGCCCCGTGCGACCGTGCTCGTCGGGCCGTTCGACGGCTTTCTCTTCTCCGCGAGCCGAGGGACGGGGGCACGGAGCCTCGACCCGCAGTACGTCGACCAGCGGCTCGTCACTCCATTCGCCGAGGCCGTCGCCACCGAAGGCGCCGTCACCTACCGGAGAGACTTCGACGCAGCGTCGCTCGAGGTGCGCTCGGTGTTCTTCTCGACCAGCGTCGACAAGGACCTCTTCTTCAACCAAACCGAGGGGCGCAACACCCTGGCGGACGGCACGACGCGAACGGGGTTCGCCGGGAGCGCGCGCGCCACGGGCCGGTTCTTCGACGTGGCCGGTTCGGTCACCCTGGTCAACGCGCGCTTCTCCGACACCGGCCTCCCGATTCCGTACGCCCCGCCCGTCGTCGCGCGGTGGGACGGCGTGCTCTTCTCGGCTCTGCCCTTCCGTGTAGGTGGCACGAAGCCCGAAGCCTCCCTCGGTACGGGCATCTCGTACGTCGGGCGGAGGCCGCTCCCGTTCGACGAACGCTCGGACGTGCAGCTCCTCGTCGACGCGGCGGCGCAGGTCTCGTGGAAGGCCCTGACGCTCGGGATCACGTGCACGAACCTGCTCGGCCGCCAGTACCGGATCGGTGAGTACAACTACGTGTCCGACTTCAGGAGCGCACCTTACCCTACCCTCGTCCCCGCG
- a CDS encoding GTP-binding protein: MTGTKIPVTVLTGFLGSGKTTLLNRILTENHGQRIAVIENEFGEIGIDQALVIEADEEVFEMNNGCICCTVRGDLIRILGNLVKRRDKFDRIVVETTGMADPSPVAQTFFVDDDTKDLFALDGIVTLVDAKHVSLHLDESDECKEQVAFADVIVLNKTDLVSAEELARVETRLRAMNSLARVVRAEHAKVPMDVVLDVGGFDLDRALEKKPTFLEPEYPFEWGGVFELTENVELKLEPGPDPAIDVVVLPAGDEPIEALAERVMRAHQKDPSSVAPDGVVEANGEWRRLVLGEGTCRWRITVPRPGPYALFTQHLPEEFSLELLAQGRALAPLRRRDFAAGHTHDATVSSVGLSATGELRPEALQEWIGKVLREQGTDIFRMKGIVALKGSPTRLVLQGVHMLLDTNQDKPWGDAPRTNDIVFIGRNLDREKLEAGFRGCLA, encoded by the coding sequence ATGACTGGCACGAAGATCCCCGTTACCGTCCTGACCGGCTTTCTCGGCTCGGGCAAAACGACGCTCTTGAACCGCATCCTCACGGAGAATCACGGGCAGCGCATCGCCGTGATCGAGAACGAGTTCGGCGAAATAGGGATCGATCAGGCGCTGGTCATCGAGGCCGACGAAGAGGTCTTCGAGATGAACAACGGCTGCATCTGCTGCACCGTCCGCGGGGACCTCATCCGCATCCTCGGGAACCTCGTGAAGCGTCGCGACAAGTTCGACCGCATCGTCGTCGAGACGACGGGCATGGCCGACCCGAGCCCGGTCGCGCAGACCTTCTTCGTCGACGACGACACGAAGGACCTCTTTGCGCTCGATGGAATCGTCACGCTCGTCGACGCGAAGCACGTGAGCCTCCACCTGGACGAGAGCGACGAGTGCAAGGAGCAGGTGGCGTTCGCCGACGTGATCGTGCTCAACAAAACCGACCTCGTGTCGGCCGAGGAGCTCGCGAGGGTCGAGACGCGCCTCCGCGCGATGAACTCGCTGGCGCGCGTCGTTCGCGCCGAGCACGCGAAGGTCCCGATGGACGTCGTGCTCGACGTGGGCGGCTTCGACCTCGACCGGGCGCTCGAGAAGAAGCCGACCTTTCTCGAGCCCGAGTACCCGTTCGAGTGGGGTGGGGTCTTCGAGCTCACGGAGAACGTGGAGCTAAAGCTCGAGCCCGGCCCGGACCCCGCGATCGACGTGGTGGTGCTCCCCGCCGGGGACGAGCCGATCGAGGCGCTCGCGGAGCGCGTGATGCGTGCGCACCAGAAGGACCCGTCGAGCGTCGCGCCCGACGGTGTCGTCGAGGCGAACGGCGAGTGGCGGAGGCTCGTCCTCGGCGAGGGCACTTGCCGGTGGCGGATCACGGTGCCGAGGCCCGGCCCCTACGCGCTCTTCACGCAGCACCTGCCCGAGGAGTTTTCGCTCGAGCTCCTCGCGCAGGGGAGGGCGCTCGCGCCTCTGCGGCGGAGAGACTTCGCGGCGGGTCACACGCACGACGCGACGGTCTCCTCCGTGGGCCTCTCGGCGACCGGAGAGCTTCGGCCCGAAGCTCTCCAGGAGTGGATCGGCAAGGTCCTTCGCGAGCAGGGCACGGACATCTTCCGCATGAAGGGCATCGTCGCGCTGAAGGGGAGCCCCACGCGCCTCGTGCTGCAGGGCGTGCACATGCTGCTCGACACGAACCAAGACAAGCCCTGGGGGGACGCGCCTCGGACGAACGACATCGTCTTCATCGGACGAAACCTCGATCGTGAGAAGCTCGAGGCCGGGTTTCGGGGGTGCCTCGCGTGA
- a CDS encoding WD40 repeat domain-containing protein, whose amino-acid sequence MSVPELKKRVDVSVEGYVIAAYPVGENVLAATGEGELFLLDGATGRTLERVRAHAGRANAAALSPAGAHVVTCGQDGRARVFDARTLVPHADLPSPSAWVEAATFSPKGDLVAIACGRRVRVFGVDGSPVVESEDHPSTVTALTFGRDGKRLLTAAYGGVCVFSLAERRTIRRFEWKGSLVSLAMSPDDKVVACGSQDGSVHFWRLSTGRDSAMTGYPFKPKSLAWDSASSLLATGGDTKVTVWDFQGKGPEGTAPIQLDAHKGLVSSLAFAERRALLASGGEETAVFLWEPRKSRAPSAFGLTDDVVTSLRFGKGSLVAGSAAGRVTLFEM is encoded by the coding sequence GTGAGCGTGCCCGAGCTCAAGAAGCGCGTCGACGTCTCCGTCGAGGGGTACGTCATCGCCGCCTATCCCGTGGGCGAGAACGTGCTCGCCGCGACGGGGGAGGGAGAGCTCTTCCTCCTCGACGGAGCGACCGGTCGGACGCTCGAGCGGGTACGGGCGCACGCCGGGCGAGCCAACGCCGCGGCGCTCTCTCCAGCGGGAGCCCACGTCGTCACCTGCGGCCAAGACGGCCGCGCGCGTGTCTTCGACGCGCGCACGTTGGTTCCGCACGCGGATCTCCCGTCGCCGAGCGCGTGGGTCGAGGCGGCTACGTTCTCGCCGAAGGGGGACCTCGTCGCGATCGCGTGTGGTCGCAGGGTCCGCGTCTTCGGCGTCGACGGGAGCCCCGTCGTCGAGAGCGAGGACCATCCGAGCACGGTCACGGCGCTCACGTTCGGTCGCGACGGAAAGCGCCTTCTGACCGCGGCCTACGGCGGTGTGTGCGTCTTCTCGCTCGCAGAGCGCCGCACCATCCGCCGATTCGAGTGGAAGGGCTCGCTCGTCTCGCTCGCGATGAGCCCCGACGACAAGGTGGTCGCGTGTGGGAGCCAGGACGGGAGCGTGCACTTCTGGAGGCTCTCGACGGGGCGCGATTCGGCGATGACCGGGTACCCCTTCAAGCCGAAGTCCCTCGCGTGGGACTCGGCGAGCTCCCTCTTGGCGACCGGGGGCGACACCAAGGTCACGGTCTGGGACTTCCAAGGGAAGGGCCCGGAGGGCACGGCGCCGATCCAGCTCGACGCGCACAAGGGGCTCGTCTCGTCGCTCGCCTTCGCGGAGCGCCGCGCCCTGCTCGCGTCGGGCGGCGAAGAGACCGCCGTCTTCCTCTGGGAGCCGAGAAAGAGCCGCGCCCCCTCGGCCTTCGGCCTGACCGACGACGTCGTGACGAGCCTACGGTTCGGGAAGGGCTCGCTCGTCGCCGGGAGCGCGGCAGGACGGGTGACATTATTTGAGATGTAG
- a CDS encoding DUF1826 domain-containing protein: protein MFRRGEVACIHDMRLSACVWRRALPASLAEELRAATARATESGPVRVTEPDALVPHLRALVGSLPGRVESAWERDAQGVLGAYRSILPGKVVTVQLEIVTTDKCKRFHVDYKSVRAVCTYVGPGTEWVEERAVSREEVSRHCHETSFEAQNARIVRDPSRIERANPGDVVFLKGESYPGNAGRGAVHRSPPIEASGTRRLVLTLDV from the coding sequence GTGTTTCGTCGCGGTGAGGTGGCGTGCATCCACGACATGCGTCTCTCGGCCTGTGTGTGGCGGAGGGCGCTCCCTGCCTCCCTCGCCGAAGAGCTCCGGGCCGCGACGGCGCGGGCGACGGAGTCGGGCCCCGTGCGGGTGACCGAGCCGGACGCCCTCGTCCCCCACCTTCGCGCGCTCGTCGGGTCGCTCCCGGGGCGGGTCGAGTCGGCGTGGGAGCGAGACGCGCAGGGCGTGCTCGGCGCCTACCGGAGCATCCTCCCCGGAAAGGTCGTCACCGTGCAGCTCGAGATCGTGACCACCGACAAGTGCAAGCGCTTCCACGTCGACTACAAGTCCGTCCGCGCCGTGTGCACGTACGTGGGGCCCGGAACCGAGTGGGTCGAGGAGCGCGCGGTCTCTCGCGAGGAGGTCTCGCGGCACTGCCACGAGACGTCGTTCGAGGCCCAGAACGCGCGCATCGTCCGCGACCCCTCCCGCATCGAGCGGGCCAACCCGGGGGACGTCGTGTTCCTGAAGGGCGAGTCGTACCCAGGAAACGCGGGGCGCGGCGCGGTGCACCGCTCTCCGCCGATCGAGGCCTCGGGCACGCGTCGCCTCGTCCTCACGTTGGACGTGTGA
- a CDS encoding high-affinity nickel-transport family protein yields MSPAETLGLGLLLGVRHALDPDHVVAMGTLVGREGRSSAAFRAGLSWGVGHTVSVLLFGVAIVLFGLRVSGAIERAVEAMVALMMIGLGIVALRRRDEDDLERRASRLERVRPAVVGLVHGLAGSAGLALLAMTTLPTRGLALGYLVLFGAGTTVSMGLATAALSVPALYLRRKAASRVFVRVAGALGLVWGSGLLVALFVQS; encoded by the coding sequence GTGTCCCCCGCCGAAACGCTGGGCTTGGGGCTCCTCCTCGGGGTCCGCCACGCCCTCGATCCCGATCACGTCGTCGCGATGGGGACGCTCGTCGGGCGCGAGGGCCGGTCGAGCGCGGCGTTCCGCGCCGGGTTATCGTGGGGTGTCGGGCACACGGTCTCGGTGCTCCTCTTCGGCGTCGCGATCGTGCTTTTCGGCCTGCGCGTGTCGGGCGCGATCGAGCGCGCCGTCGAGGCGATGGTCGCCCTCATGATGATCGGCCTCGGCATCGTCGCCCTTCGAAGGCGAGACGAGGACGACCTCGAACGACGGGCCTCGCGCCTCGAGCGAGTGCGGCCCGCGGTCGTGGGCCTCGTGCACGGCCTCGCCGGATCGGCGGGCCTCGCGCTCCTCGCGATGACCACGCTGCCGACGCGGGGGCTCGCCCTCGGCTACCTCGTGCTCTTCGGCGCGGGCACGACCGTCTCGATGGGCCTCGCGACCGCCGCGCTGTCCGTCCCGGCCCTCTACCTTCGCCGAAAGGCAGCGTCCCGAGTGTTCGTCCGCGTCGCGGGCGCCCTCGGCCTCGTCTGGGGCTCGGGGCTTCTCGTCGCACTGTTCGTCCAATCCTGA
- a CDS encoding GTP-binding protein — protein MQVSTKEDRRLPVTVLSGFLGAGKTTLLNHVLRNRQGRKVAVIVNDMSEVNVDGKLVASDASLSRVDEKLVEMQNGCICCTLREDLLVEVAKLAKEGRFDTLLIESTGISEPLPVAETFTFEDPETGRSLSEVARLDTMVTVVDARRFLDDWNSEDDLRARKAALGEDDERTVADLLVEQVELANVLVVNKVDLVAPEDLGLLEALLRHLNPSARIVRSERGRVPLEEVLDTGLFDFDEAAAAPGWLAELRGEHVPETVEYGIESFVFRARRPFHPERFWAFLHEGLEGVLRAKGFFWLATRHDLVGELSLAGASAATEPAGHFYAAIPEAEWDADEETIAKIRADHHGEWGDRRQELVIIGAGMDRGRIERGLTECLLEDGEMRGGPKAWKRLPDPFPEWDA, from the coding sequence ATGCAAGTTTCAACGAAAGAGGACCGCCGTCTGCCGGTCACGGTGCTCTCCGGGTTCCTCGGGGCAGGGAAGACGACCCTGCTCAATCACGTCCTCAGGAACCGACAGGGGCGGAAGGTGGCCGTCATCGTCAACGACATGAGCGAGGTCAACGTCGACGGGAAGCTCGTCGCGTCCGACGCGTCCCTCTCGCGCGTCGACGAGAAGCTCGTCGAGATGCAGAACGGGTGCATATGCTGCACGCTCCGCGAGGATCTGCTCGTCGAGGTCGCCAAGCTCGCCAAAGAGGGGCGCTTCGACACGTTGTTGATCGAGTCGACGGGCATCTCCGAGCCGCTCCCCGTCGCCGAGACGTTCACCTTCGAGGATCCCGAGACCGGGCGCTCCCTCTCCGAGGTGGCCCGGCTCGACACGATGGTGACCGTGGTCGACGCGCGGCGGTTCCTCGACGACTGGAACAGCGAGGACGACCTCCGGGCGCGGAAGGCTGCGCTCGGCGAGGACGACGAGCGCACGGTCGCCGACCTGCTGGTCGAGCAGGTCGAGCTCGCGAACGTGCTCGTGGTGAACAAGGTGGACCTCGTAGCTCCCGAGGACCTTGGGCTCCTCGAGGCCCTCCTTCGCCACCTCAACCCGAGCGCTCGCATCGTGCGATCCGAGCGGGGCAGAGTGCCTCTCGAGGAGGTGCTCGACACGGGCCTCTTCGATTTCGACGAGGCGGCAGCGGCGCCGGGCTGGCTCGCCGAGCTGCGCGGAGAGCACGTGCCCGAGACCGTCGAGTACGGCATCGAGAGCTTCGTTTTTCGGGCTCGGCGGCCCTTCCACCCCGAGCGCTTCTGGGCGTTCCTGCACGAAGGGCTCGAGGGTGTGCTGCGCGCCAAGGGCTTTTTTTGGCTCGCGACACGTCACGACCTGGTGGGCGAGCTGTCGCTCGCGGGGGCGAGCGCGGCGACCGAGCCCGCAGGGCACTTCTACGCGGCCATCCCCGAGGCGGAGTGGGACGCCGACGAGGAGACCATCGCGAAGATCCGCGCGGACCACCATGGCGAGTGGGGCGACCGTCGCCAGGAGCTCGTGATCATCGGCGCGGGGATGGACCGCGGTCGCATCGAACGAGGCCTCACCGAGTGCCTCCTCGAGGATGGCGAGATGCGAGGAGGTCCCAAGGCGTGGAAGCGCTTGCCCGACCCTTTCCCCGAGTGGGATGCATGA
- a CDS encoding 30S ribosomal protein S18, with protein MGPREKDDFEDSPVEAIPGRSGARRGKRLATRLGIGSDFRFDYKDVGVLRYFVTERGKIIPRRISGLSARQQRDLALAVKRAQNIALLPFTEANPRRL; from the coding sequence ATGGGCCCCCGAGAGAAGGACGACTTCGAGGACAGCCCCGTCGAAGCCATTCCCGGGCGCAGCGGGGCGCGTCGCGGCAAGAGGCTGGCGACACGGCTCGGCATCGGCTCCGACTTCCGCTTCGACTACAAGGACGTCGGGGTGCTGAGGTACTTCGTGACGGAGCGCGGGAAGATCATCCCGCGTCGCATCTCGGGGCTGTCGGCGCGCCAACAGCGTGACCTCGCCCTCGCCGTGAAGCGGGCGCAGAACATCGCGCTCCTGCCCTTCACGGAGGCGAACCCTCGCCGACTCTGA
- the rpmG gene encoding 50S ribosomal protein L33: protein MRDIIQLVSTAGTGYAYVTTKNKRTMAEKLEIKKFDPIARKHVVFVEKKISRG, encoded by the coding sequence ATGCGCGACATCATCCAGCTCGTCTCCACCGCCGGCACCGGCTACGCCTACGTCACCACCAAGAACAAACGAACGATGGCCGAGAAGCTCGAGATCAAGAAGTTCGACCCCATCGCGCGAAAGCACGTCGTCTTCGTCGAGAAGAAGATCTCGCGAGGCTGA